From a single Chlorocebus sabaeus isolate Y175 chromosome X, mChlSab1.0.hap1, whole genome shotgun sequence genomic region:
- the PRR32 gene encoding proline-rich protein 32 has protein sequence MACIENVLGGHAPSPLVVAVDKNGNQELHLDMPLQCLSSKPEDDTEPWGLPQVLLRPSVNVLTDLASEPPECPSERTGSCIPVHSLRALRHPYGPPPAVAEESLATAEVNSSDALAGWRQEGQDAINVSWEVSGGPPALIVGGTKVNNEGTERGSNNARLYVALPGGKGFCSPRGPQVRGPSHIPTLRSGIVMEVPPRNTRIACRGKLAHVSFPLRGPCHPMHNWPRPIPLSSSTPGLPPCSAARCFIPPRPPIFNPFIAMLLPFAPPPIFHPPLPSYFVHFHSGGMPAPASPNREYS, from the exons ATGGCTTGTATTGAAAACGT CCTTGGAGGGCACGCCCCTTCACCCTTGGTAGTAGCTGTGGACAAAAATGGGAACCAGGAGCTGCACCTCGATATGCCCCTGCAATGTCTGAGTTCCAAGCCGGAGGATGACACAGAGCCCTGGGGTCTACCTCAAGTACTGCTGAGACCTTCCGTCAATGTGCTGACTGATCTGGCTAGCGAGCCACCGGAGTGCCCCTCTGAGAGAACAGGATCCTGCATTCCTGTTCATAGTTTGAGAGCTCTTAGACACCCCTATGGGCCACCACCTGCTGTTGCAGAAGAGTCCCTAGCAACAGCAGAAGTAAATAGCTCTGATGCACTggcaggctggaggcaggagggacaGGATGCTATTAATGTGTCCTGGGAAGTCTCTGGCGGCCCTCCTGCACTGATAGTAGGGGGCACAAAGGTCAACAATGAGGGCACTGAGAGAGGTAGTAATAATGCAAGGTTGTATGTGGCTTTGCCAGGAGGTAAAGGGTTCTGTTCACCCAGGGGCCCACAAGTGAGAGGCCCTTCACATATTCCCACCCTTAGATCAGGGATAGTAATGGAGGTGCCTCCCAGAAATACACGAATAGCCTGCAGAGGAAAGCTGGCTCATGTTTCTTTCCCACTCAGGGGCCCATGCCACCCCATGCATAATTGGCCAAGGCCTATCCCGTTGTCTTCCAGTACTCCAGGTTTACCTCCTTGCTCTGCTGCTCGTTGTTTCATCCCTCCTCGACCTCCGATTTTCAATCCATTTATTGCTATGCTTCTTCCATTTGCTCCTCCTCCAATATTTCATCCTCCACTGCCTTCTTATTTTGTCCATTTCCATTCTGGGGGAATGCCAGCTCCTGCATCACCCAACAGAGAGTACAGCTGA